A single genomic interval of Adhaeribacter pallidiroseus harbors:
- a CDS encoding STAS/SEC14 domain-containing protein yields MHNIYFQNHVVTIAYEPEWELGTAQWQGFLSSAEFRKAVTQCLQLIEEYKPLRWLGDNRKMKVIRQADQDWFAVNALPRLQASTIRRHATVVSEDIFNKMAVEQIIRRVENPEALFLKEFNSKQLALAWLKQPTLVSY; encoded by the coding sequence ATGCATAATATTTACTTTCAAAATCATGTGGTTACAATTGCCTATGAACCAGAATGGGAATTAGGAACTGCCCAGTGGCAAGGATTTTTGAGTAGTGCGGAATTTCGGAAGGCCGTGACCCAATGCCTGCAATTAATAGAGGAATACAAGCCATTACGTTGGCTCGGCGATAACCGTAAAATGAAAGTTATCCGGCAAGCCGACCAGGATTGGTTCGCGGTAAATGCTTTACCCCGGCTTCAAGCCAGTACCATTCGCCGCCATGCCACGGTAGTGTCGGAAGATATTTTCAATAAAATGGCGGTAGAGCAAATAATACGCCGAGTCGAAAACCCGGAGGCTTTGTTCCTGAAAGAATTTAATAGTAAACAACTGGCTTTGGCCTGGCTGAAGCAACCTACTCTGGTTTCCTACTAA
- a CDS encoding aldehyde dehydrogenase family protein codes for MAKIVSPQVDFAELIRQVKQVTPEIYDQQGNYLNLLEEHWQEPGTPREFISPIDGSVLGSLPFLDKATALRAVHGAHREAVDWGRVDLDERKQRVQDCLDQLRDNVELIGKLLMWEIGKTYKLGFTDIDRCIDGVQWYVDNMEEMLGRREPLGVVSNIASWNYPMSVLMHAVLVQVLCGNAAIAKTPTDGGFISLSVTFAIARRCGLPVTLVSGSGGELSDVLVKDQAIECLSFVGGRYNGRNIADALASVHKRYMLEMEGVNTYGIWNFSDWNNLGDQLKKGYDYGKQRCTAYVRFVVERRLFPQFLETYWTAIRSLKIGNPTLVDNPHDKLPDLHFGPVINSRQAEDLDRLYADALKTGATPFYEGKLDDSLFLPDQDRSAYRAPRALVNLPRQSELYFKEPFGPIDSVVLVDRVEELVGEMNISNGALVAAVASDDTKWAQRTAKEVRAFKVGINKLRSRGDREEVFGGLGESWKGAFVGGKLLVEAVTQGAPSELVLGNYADATLLPEKI; via the coding sequence ATGGCAAAAATTGTTTCTCCGCAAGTTGACTTTGCTGAACTGATCCGGCAGGTAAAGCAGGTAACCCCCGAAATTTATGATCAGCAGGGAAATTACCTGAACCTTTTAGAAGAGCACTGGCAGGAGCCGGGCACTCCCCGGGAATTTATATCTCCTATTGATGGCTCCGTATTGGGTAGCCTGCCTTTCCTGGATAAAGCTACTGCGCTCCGGGCGGTACACGGTGCCCATCGGGAGGCGGTAGATTGGGGTCGCGTAGACCTGGACGAACGCAAACAGCGGGTGCAGGATTGCCTCGACCAACTCCGCGATAATGTAGAGCTGATTGGCAAGCTGCTCATGTGGGAAATTGGTAAAACCTACAAACTGGGCTTTACCGACATCGACCGTTGTATTGATGGCGTGCAATGGTACGTGGATAATATGGAAGAAATGCTGGGTCGCCGGGAGCCCTTGGGCGTGGTTTCCAACATTGCTTCCTGGAATTACCCGATGTCGGTGCTGATGCACGCGGTATTGGTGCAGGTGCTTTGCGGCAACGCGGCCATCGCTAAAACGCCTACTGACGGCGGCTTTATCTCGTTGAGCGTAACCTTTGCCATTGCCCGCCGCTGTGGCTTGCCGGTAACCTTGGTAAGTGGCTCCGGGGGCGAGTTAAGCGATGTACTGGTAAAAGACCAGGCCATTGAATGTCTTTCTTTTGTGGGGGGCCGCTACAACGGGCGCAACATTGCCGATGCCCTGGCTTCGGTGCACAAGCGCTACATGCTCGAAATGGAAGGCGTGAACACCTACGGCATCTGGAATTTCTCGGACTGGAACAACCTGGGCGACCAACTCAAAAAAGGCTACGACTACGGCAAACAACGCTGCACCGCTTACGTGCGCTTTGTAGTAGAACGCCGCTTATTTCCGCAGTTTTTAGAAACCTACTGGACTGCTATCCGCAGCCTGAAGATTGGGAATCCTACTTTGGTCGACAACCCCCATGATAAACTACCCGACTTGCATTTTGGCCCGGTAATCAACAGCCGCCAGGCCGAAGATCTGGACCGGTTATACGCCGATGCGCTTAAAACCGGTGCCACGCCTTTTTACGAAGGCAAACTGGATGATTCGTTATTCTTACCGGATCAGGACCGTTCGGCGTACCGGGCCCCGCGCGCTTTGGTAAATTTGCCGCGCCAAAGCGAACTGTACTTTAAAGAACCTTTCGGGCCGATTGACTCGGTAGTGCTGGTAGACCGCGTAGAAGAACTGGTAGGCGAAATGAATATTTCCAACGGAGCCTTAGTAGCGGCCGTAGCTTCGGATGATACCAAATGGGCGCAACGCACCGCCAAAGAAGTACGGGCTTTTAAAGTGGGCATCAACAAACTCCGTTCCCGCGGCGACCGCGAAGAGGTATTTGGGGGCTTAGGCGAATCGTGGAAAGGCGCTTTTGTGGGCGGTAAATTACTGGTAGAAGCCGTTACGCAAGGTGCCCCATCGGAACTCGTACTCGGCAATTACGCAGATGCTACTTTGCTGCCGGAGAAAATTTAG
- the ltrA gene encoding group II intron reverse transcriptase/maturase, whose amino-acid sequence MIEKVLHRGNLLLAYRQVQANQGAAGVDGMSVLELAGHLQVNQEALVTAIRSSQYFPLPILGVEIPKSNGQKRRLGIPTVTDRLLQQAVNQAIAPLFELEFKEYSYGFRPNRNAHQAVWQAQKNINEGYQHIVDMDLKSFFDEVEHCLLLQLVYQKVKCPLTLRLIRKWLRAPILIGGKLTKRRKGVPQGSPLSPLLSNILLHELDKELEKQGLRYVRYADDFSVYTKSESEARQVGNNLFLFLKNKLRLPINREKSGIRRPVDFQILGYRFVPTYRKGEKGKYQLVVAEKAWARLKQNLKGITRKTTPSAFEQRVQQLKEVQRGWVNYFRLASIQGKLKQVDSWLRNRLRHCIWHDWKKPERKRKNLIRLGVSKGEAYAWSQTRKGGWAVAQSPILVTTITLKRLVKKGYESLFDYYKQVAPQLNEPLYTRPVRTVV is encoded by the coding sequence ATGATTGAGAAAGTATTGCACCGGGGCAACCTGCTGCTAGCCTACCGGCAAGTGCAGGCTAACCAAGGGGCAGCCGGCGTAGACGGTATGTCCGTACTTGAACTAGCTGGGCATCTGCAAGTAAATCAGGAGGCCTTAGTTACGGCTATCCGGAGCAGCCAGTACTTTCCTCTACCCATCTTAGGGGTAGAAATACCTAAGAGCAACGGCCAGAAGCGCCGGTTAGGCATTCCTACCGTAACCGACCGGCTGCTACAACAAGCAGTCAACCAAGCCATAGCCCCGCTTTTCGAGCTGGAGTTCAAAGAGTACAGCTACGGCTTCCGGCCCAACCGCAACGCCCATCAGGCGGTGTGGCAAGCTCAGAAGAACATTAATGAAGGCTATCAGCATATTGTCGATATGGACCTGAAAAGCTTCTTTGATGAAGTAGAGCACTGCCTGCTCCTGCAACTGGTATACCAGAAAGTAAAATGCCCGCTCACGCTGCGCCTGATCCGCAAATGGCTTCGGGCCCCTATCCTTATTGGGGGAAAGTTAACCAAACGCCGGAAAGGGGTACCACAGGGCAGTCCGTTGAGTCCGCTGCTCTCCAATATTCTGCTTCACGAGCTGGATAAAGAGTTGGAAAAGCAAGGCTTGCGGTACGTGCGCTATGCCGATGACTTTAGTGTTTATACCAAAAGTGAGTCGGAGGCCCGGCAGGTGGGCAACAACCTTTTCCTGTTCCTGAAGAATAAGCTAAGGCTACCCATCAACCGGGAAAAGAGCGGCATTAGACGACCCGTAGATTTTCAGATACTAGGCTACCGGTTTGTACCCACTTACCGGAAAGGGGAGAAAGGTAAATACCAGTTGGTGGTAGCAGAAAAGGCTTGGGCCAGGCTGAAGCAGAACCTGAAAGGGATTACCCGCAAGACCACGCCCAGTGCCTTTGAGCAGCGCGTTCAGCAACTCAAGGAAGTGCAGCGAGGCTGGGTAAACTACTTTCGTCTAGCCAGCATTCAGGGGAAGTTAAAGCAAGTGGATAGTTGGCTCAGAAACCGGCTGCGCCATTGCATCTGGCATGACTGGAAGAAACCCGAGCGGAAAAGAAAGAACCTGATCCGATTAGGCGTCTCAAAAGGGGAAGCCTATGCCTGGAGCCAGACCCGGAAAGGGGGCTGGGCAGTAGCGCAAAGCCCCATCCTGGTGACCACTATCACGCTGAAACGGTTGGTCAAGAAAGGTTATGAATCGTTGTTCGATTACTACAAACAAGTAGCCCCCCAACTTAACGAACCGCTGTATACGAGACCCGTACGTACAGTGGTGTGA
- a CDS encoding IS5 family transposase (programmed frameshift) codes for MVTKYEQIRFLSEALFRRLTGVHKATFEHMKAVLSEQIAKNKKVLGRPSRLSEADQVLMMLEYNREYRTYFHIAQSYQVSEATAFRLITRAENLLLQSGEFSLPGKKALLQSSISYQVVLVDATETRIERPPKKQRRYYSAKKKQHHLKTQMIVDKKSGKIICTHFAKGAVHDFQLFKCSQLKLPTPILLLADSGYQGIKKLIPQAHTPKKASKHYPLTRQDQQQNRALSSQRIKIENVFGFLKRFKIFATKYRNRRKRFGLRFNLFAAIANYDTI; via the exons ATGGTGACAAAATACGAACAAATCCGCTTTTTAAGCGAAGCTCTTTTCCGGCGCTTAACAGGGGTGCATAAAGCCACCTTTGAGCACATGAAAGCAGTTTTAAGCGAACAAATAGCCAAAAACAAGAAAGTTCTCGGTCGTCCTAGTCGCTTGTCGGAGGCCGATCAAGTATTGATGATGTTAGAATATAATCGGGAATACCGGACCTATTTTCACATCGCTCAGAGCTACCAAGTGAGTGAAGCCACGGCCTTCCGCTTGATTACACGAGCGGAAAATCTTTTACTCCAATCCGGGGAATTTAGCTTACCTGGCAAAAAAGCCCTTCTCCAAAGTTCCATCAGTTACCAAGTAGTACTGGTAGATGCTACGGAGACAAGAATCGAACGTCCCC CAAAAAAACAAAGACGCTACTACTCGGCTAAAAAGAAACAACATCATCTGAAAACACAAATGATAGTGGATAAGAAGAGCGGAAAAATCATTTGTACGCATTTTGCCAAAGGAGCAGTGCATGATTTCCAACTTTTTAAATGCAGCCAGCTTAAACTCCCAACTCCTATCCTGCTATTAGCGGATTCGGGTTATCAAGGAATCAAAAAGTTGATCCCGCAAGCCCATACCCCGAAGAAGGCCTCCAAACATTATCCTTTAACGCGGCAAGACCAGCAACAAAACCGAGCGTTGTCTTCCCAGCGAATCAAGATTGAAAACGTGTTTGGTTTTCTTAAACGATTCAAAATTTTTGCTACCAAGTATAGAAATCGTCGAAAGCGCTTTGGCTTACGCTTTAACCTCTTTGCTGCCATTGCTAATTACGACACTATCTAA
- a CDS encoding outer membrane protein assembly factor BamB family protein, which produces MYKAIIKVNRAALLLVFICGQVLSSCSTADTSGKLKNLKKADTITADANWPEYNADGARSHYSKLKQITKANVAQLQVAWTYSSVGADSVLTGTQMQCNPIVIGGVLYGVSATTQVFALDAATGKELWKTNLPDNGGTTSRGVTYFTDGNIKRLFFGAGKWLYALDATTGKLAAEFGAEGRIDLKIGITRPHADNYVTSNTPNTIYQNTIIVGARVAEEDGALLGDIRAFNVYTGKLIWTFKTIPEPGQPGYDTWYPANPRQRLGGANAWAGLAIDRERGIVYAPTGSAAYDFYGGNRRGDNLYANCLLALDAITGKLLWHFQLVHHDIWDRDPPAPPNLLTVIHNGVKTDAVAQITKQGFVFIFDRVTGKPLFPIEERKTPGNAMPGEYPSATQPFPLKPDPFTRQVFTENDFNSFVADRDSLVQLLRASRHGSVYLPVGKEMTLFFPGTDGGAQWGGAATDPDGIMYVPAKQLPVYTSLKEVAKSNNLPVTSKAYYLSRCASCHGEDRKGNHDGSYPALIDVSKKYSAKEVHQLLEKGRGMMPSFSHVSLKERTAIVNYILNNSGGDVLVTEPNATEDNPDKSPYQHTGYNRWYDRNGYPVSVPPWGTLTAIDLNTGNQKWQVPLGEYEALTKKGVPVTGTDNYGGPLVTASGLVLIAATRDEKIRAFDKTNGKLLWEAPLPAAGYASPSTYAVNGIQFVVIACGGGKLKTKSGDQYVAFSLDK; this is translated from the coding sequence ATGTACAAGGCCATTATAAAAGTAAACCGGGCTGCTCTTTTGCTGGTTTTTATCTGCGGGCAAGTTCTGAGCAGTTGCAGTACCGCGGATACTTCAGGAAAATTAAAAAATTTAAAAAAAGCAGATACAATTACTGCTGACGCTAATTGGCCGGAGTATAACGCCGACGGTGCTAGAAGCCATTATTCCAAACTAAAACAGATTACCAAGGCGAATGTGGCGCAACTGCAAGTAGCCTGGACCTATTCCTCCGTCGGGGCCGATTCGGTACTAACGGGTACGCAAATGCAGTGTAATCCCATTGTTATAGGTGGGGTGTTGTACGGCGTTTCGGCTACTACTCAGGTTTTTGCTTTGGATGCGGCTACCGGTAAAGAACTCTGGAAAACCAACCTCCCGGATAATGGGGGTACTACCAGCCGGGGCGTTACGTACTTTACCGATGGCAACATAAAACGGCTGTTTTTTGGCGCGGGTAAGTGGCTGTACGCCCTGGATGCCACCACCGGCAAGTTAGCTGCCGAATTTGGAGCAGAAGGCCGGATTGATTTAAAAATAGGTATTACCCGGCCCCACGCCGATAATTACGTTACCTCCAACACTCCCAATACCATTTATCAAAATACAATTATTGTGGGCGCCCGGGTAGCCGAAGAAGATGGCGCGCTGCTGGGCGATATCCGGGCTTTTAATGTATACACGGGTAAATTAATCTGGACGTTTAAAACCATTCCGGAGCCGGGGCAGCCGGGCTACGATACCTGGTACCCCGCTAACCCGCGGCAGCGTTTGGGCGGCGCCAATGCCTGGGCCGGCCTGGCGATTGATCGGGAAAGAGGTATTGTGTATGCGCCCACGGGCTCGGCGGCTTACGATTTTTACGGCGGCAACCGCCGAGGCGATAACCTCTACGCCAACTGCTTGCTGGCTCTGGATGCGATTACCGGCAAACTGTTGTGGCATTTTCAGTTGGTGCATCATGATATCTGGGACCGCGACCCGCCCGCCCCGCCTAATTTACTTACCGTAATCCATAACGGCGTGAAAACCGATGCGGTAGCTCAGATTACCAAGCAAGGTTTTGTTTTTATATTCGACCGGGTTACGGGTAAACCCTTGTTTCCCATAGAAGAAAGAAAAACCCCGGGCAATGCTATGCCGGGCGAGTACCCCAGTGCTACCCAGCCGTTCCCATTAAAGCCCGATCCGTTTACGCGGCAGGTGTTCACCGAAAACGATTTTAACTCTTTTGTGGCCGACCGCGATTCGCTGGTTCAATTATTACGAGCCTCTCGGCACGGCAGTGTTTACCTACCGGTGGGTAAAGAAATGACCTTGTTTTTTCCGGGTACGGATGGCGGGGCGCAATGGGGCGGAGCCGCCACCGACCCGGACGGCATAATGTACGTGCCAGCCAAACAATTGCCGGTTTATACCAGCTTAAAAGAAGTAGCGAAATCTAATAATTTACCGGTAACCAGCAAGGCTTATTATCTATCGCGTTGCGCTTCCTGCCACGGCGAAGACCGCAAAGGCAATCACGATGGTTCTTATCCGGCGCTGATAGATGTTTCTAAAAAGTACTCGGCAAAAGAAGTTCACCAATTATTAGAAAAAGGCCGGGGCATGATGCCTTCTTTCTCGCATGTTTCTTTAAAAGAACGAACCGCGATTGTTAATTATATTTTAAATAATTCCGGCGGTGATGTTCTCGTAACGGAGCCAAACGCCACGGAAGATAACCCGGATAAATCGCCCTACCAGCATACCGGCTACAACCGCTGGTACGACCGCAATGGGTATCCGGTTAGTGTGCCGCCCTGGGGTACGCTCACCGCCATCGACCTGAATACGGGTAACCAAAAATGGCAGGTGCCTCTGGGCGAATACGAAGCCTTAACTAAAAAAGGAGTTCCGGTAACCGGCACCGATAACTACGGCGGCCCTTTGGTAACCGCCAGCGGCCTGGTACTTATTGCGGCTACCCGCGACGAAAAAATCCGGGCATTTGATAAAACCAATGGTAAATTGCTGTGGGAAGCTCCCTTGCCAGCGGCCGGTTATGCCTCGCCGAGTACTTACGCCGTTAACGGGATACAATTTGTAGTAATTGCTTGCGGTGGCGGCAAACTTAAAACTAAATCCGGCGATCAATACGTCGCTTTTTCCCTGGATAAATAA
- a CDS encoding 3-keto-disaccharide hydrolase, whose amino-acid sequence MDHKSFFKIALFSLMLAFTCQAQAQTKLFNGKNLAGWQVHGTEKWYVENGELICESGPDKQYGYLATDQKFKDFELTVEFKQQADGNSGVFFHSSLDGTKVSGWQAEVAPPGKSTGGIYESYGRGWLIKPDAEKDKALKMGEWNKMKVRVVGNQVTTWLNGTQMIELTDEQIGSRDGVIALQIHDGGGIKVRWRNIAVKELKKS is encoded by the coding sequence ATGGATCACAAATCTTTTTTTAAAATTGCGCTGTTTTCTTTAATGCTGGCTTTTACCTGCCAGGCGCAGGCCCAAACCAAACTTTTTAATGGTAAAAACCTGGCTGGCTGGCAAGTACACGGCACCGAAAAATGGTACGTCGAAAACGGTGAACTCATCTGCGAGAGCGGCCCCGATAAACAATACGGTTACTTGGCTACCGACCAAAAATTTAAAGATTTTGAATTAACGGTAGAGTTTAAGCAACAAGCCGACGGCAACAGTGGCGTATTCTTCCATTCGTCGCTGGATGGTACTAAAGTTTCGGGGTGGCAAGCCGAAGTAGCGCCTCCGGGCAAAAGTACCGGTGGTATTTACGAATCGTACGGTCGTGGCTGGCTCATTAAACCCGATGCGGAAAAAGATAAAGCCTTAAAAATGGGCGAGTGGAACAAAATGAAAGTACGCGTAGTGGGCAACCAGGTAACCACCTGGTTAAACGGTACCCAAATGATTGAATTAACCGATGAGCAAATTGGTAGCCGCGATGGCGTAATTGCTTTGCAAATCCACGATGGCGGGGGCATTAAAGTACGCTGGAGAAACATCGCCGTAAAAGAACTGAAGAAGAGCTAA
- a CDS encoding SH3 domain-containing protein: MKKLLLSLALMAQVGLTMAHDKANTTMVQVRNDNVKMFKQAGTSTPIVETIATTDRVELVRKFNKNWAIVLVNNKVGYVLLSELTNLKATPASRTLAKQ; the protein is encoded by the coding sequence ATGAAAAAGCTTCTTCTTTCTCTTGCTCTAATGGCTCAAGTAGGTTTAACCATGGCTCATGACAAAGCAAACACCACCATGGTACAGGTCCGGAACGATAACGTAAAAATGTTTAAGCAAGCCGGTACTTCCACGCCCATTGTGGAAACAATTGCGACTACCGACCGGGTAGAACTGGTTCGTAAATTTAACAAGAACTGGGCTATTGTGCTAGTAAACAATAAGGTTGGCTACGTGCTGCTGTCGGAGCTAACTAACCTCAAAGCAACTCCAGCATCCCGAACATTAGCCAAACAATAA
- a CDS encoding DMT family transporter, producing the protein MRNVLPGVLFAMLWASASVATKIGVAHAHPLLLANIRFLIAGGMMLLFCYGLQRDKNPWPQGVEWRQLLFFSFLNTTVYLGAFVLALKEVSAGIGSLSTATNPLFITLLSAVWLRRPIKWGESLGIMLGLAGVGLATFPLLLNSFATTRGLLILLTGMVSVSAATVYYAQVKWRLPTLIINGWQVLMGGLCLLPFTFYLADFKNSHLDTAFWEAVFWLVVPVSVISLQLWFYLVKQDAVKASLWLFLCPIFGFFYSYTLLHEPITWYTFAGTALVIMGLYLAQREKFKKTG; encoded by the coding sequence ATGCGAAATGTTTTACCCGGGGTGCTTTTTGCCATGTTGTGGGCTTCGGCCTCGGTGGCTACCAAAATTGGAGTAGCCCACGCGCATCCCCTGCTCTTGGCCAATATTCGGTTTTTAATTGCCGGCGGAATGATGCTGCTATTTTGTTATGGCTTGCAACGGGATAAAAATCCCTGGCCCCAGGGCGTAGAGTGGCGGCAACTGCTCTTTTTCTCTTTTTTGAATACCACTGTTTACTTAGGGGCTTTTGTGCTGGCTTTAAAAGAAGTTTCGGCGGGGATCGGGAGCCTTTCTACGGCTACTAATCCGCTATTTATTACTTTACTCTCGGCGGTTTGGCTGCGGCGGCCGATAAAGTGGGGCGAAAGCTTGGGTATTATGCTGGGCCTGGCGGGGGTCGGTTTGGCTACTTTTCCGTTGTTGCTAAACAGTTTTGCCACTACCCGGGGATTGCTTATTTTATTAACCGGCATGGTATCCGTGTCGGCGGCTACGGTTTATTACGCGCAGGTAAAATGGCGATTACCAACTTTAATTATTAATGGCTGGCAGGTTTTAATGGGGGGTTTGTGCTTGCTGCCTTTTACCTTTTACTTGGCCGATTTTAAAAATTCGCACCTGGATACCGCCTTCTGGGAAGCGGTTTTCTGGCTGGTGGTACCGGTTTCTGTTATTTCGTTGCAGCTTTGGTTTTACCTGGTAAAACAAGATGCGGTAAAGGCTTCGCTTTGGTTGTTTTTGTGTCCGATCTTTGGCTTTTTTTATTCTTATACCTTGTTACACGAGCCAATAACCTGGTATACTTTTGCCGGTACCGCTTTGGTAATTATGGGTTTGTACTTGGCGCAACGCGAAAAATTTAAAAAAACGGGGTAA